The Etheostoma cragini isolate CJK2018 chromosome 5, CSU_Ecrag_1.0, whole genome shotgun sequence genome contains a region encoding:
- the mef2cb gene encoding myocyte enhancer factor 2cb isoform X7 — MGRKKIQITRIMDERNRQVTFTKRKFGLMKKAYELSVLCDCEIALIIFNSTNKLFQYASTDMDKVLLKYTEYNEPHESRTNSDIVEALSKKENKGGESPELESTLILTPSTEEKYKQINEEFDHMIKTHKIPAVPQSNYDMSVSIPVSNQNNLIYSHPGGSLGNHNLLPLAHHGLQRNSMSPGVTHRPPSAGGLMGADLTTGAGTSAGNGYGNHRNSPGLLVSPGGMNKNMQAKSPPPMNLGMNNRKPDLRVLIPPGAKNNMPSINQRINNSQSAQSLATPVVSVATPTLPGQGMGGYPSAISTSYGTEYSLNSADLSSLSGFNSGSSLHLGSMSGWQQQHLQNMQHSALGQLGNCSSSHLCQGSNLSLPSAQSLHIKSEPVSPPRDRTSSTGGYGGVPPPQNPSSRQDSGRSPVDSLSSCSSSHEGSDRDEHRNEFHSPLGLARPALDERESPSIKRVRLSEGWAT; from the exons GTGACATTTACAAAGCGAAAGTTTGGCCTGATGAAGAAGGCGTATGAGCTGAgtgtgctgtgtgactgtgaGATTGCCCTGATCATCTTCAACAGCACCAACAAGCTGTTCCAGTATGCCAGCACAGACATGGACAAGGTCCTGCTTAAATACACCGAGTACAACGAGCCCCATGAGAGCAGGACCAACTCTGATATTGTGGAA GCATTAAGCAAGAAGGAGAACAAAGGCGGCGAAAGTCCGGAACTCGAGTCGACTCTCATTCTCACCCCAAGCACTGAGGAGAAATACAAACAGATTAACGAGGAGTTTGATCACATGATTAAAACTCATAAGATACCT gcCGTGCCCCAATCAAACTATGACATGTCTGTGTCCATTCCCGTTAGCAACCAGAACAATCTCATTTACAGCCATCCTGGTGGGTCTCTAGGCAACCACAACCTGTTGCCACTGGCGCACCATGGCCTACAGAGAAACAGCATGTCTCCCGGAGTTACACACAGACCCCCCAGTGCAG GTGGCCTCATGGGTGCTGACCTCACCACTGGCGCTGGCACCAGTGCTG GAAATGGATATGGGAACCACCGCAACTCGCCAGGTCTGCTGGTCTCTCCAGGCGGCATGAACAAGAACATGCAGGCTAAGTCTCCCCCGCCCATGAACTTAGGCATGAACAACCGCAAACCTGACCTACGTGTGCTCATCCCCCCTGGCGCCAAAAACAACATGCCCTCCATC AACCAGAGAATAAACAACTCCCAGTCTGCTCAGTCATTGGCAACCCCAGTGGTATCAGTAGCAACTCCCACTCTACCAGGACAAGGCATGGGCGGTTACCCATCTGCCATCTCTACTTCTTATGGTACCG AGTATTCCCTGAATAGTGCGGACCTGTCCTCCCTGTCTGGCTTCAACAGTGGCAGCTCCCTTCACCTCGGCTCAATGAGCGGGTGGCAACAACAACACCTTCAGAACATGCAGCATTCAGCCCTCGGCCAGCTAGG AAATTGCTCTAGCTCTCACTTATGTCAGGGTTCAAATCTCTCCCTGCCCTCTGCTCAAAGCCTGCACATCAAGTCCGAACCTGTTTCTCCTCCTAGAGATCGCACCAGCAGCACGGGGGGCTACGGTGGGGTACCACCTCCTCAGAACCCCTCGTCCCGCCAGGACTCGGGACGCTCCCCTGTTGATAGCCTGAGCAGTTGTAGCAGCTCCCATGAGGGCAGCGACCGCGATGAGCACAGGAATGAGTTCCACTCGCCTCTGGGACTGGCCCGGCCCGCCCTGGACGAGCGCGAGAGCCCCTCCATCAAACGGGTGCGCCTGTCAGAAGGATGGGCAACATGA
- the mef2cb gene encoding myocyte enhancer factor 2cb isoform X8, which translates to MGRKKIQITRIMDERNRQVTFTKRKFGLMKKAYELSVLCDCEIALIIFNSTNKLFQYASTDMDKVLLKYTEYNEPHESRTNSDIVETLRKKGLNGCDSPDPDADDSVGHSPESEDKYRKINEDIDLMISRQRLCALSKKENKGGESPELESTLILTPSTEEKYKQINEEFDHMIKTHKIPQAVPQSNYDMSVSIPVSNQNNLIYSHPGGSLGNHNLLPLAHHGLQRNSMSPGVTHRPPSAGGLMGADLTTGAGTSAGNGYGNHRNSPGLLVSPGGMNKNMQAKSPPPMNLGMNNRKPDLRVLIPPGAKNNMPSINQRINNSQSAQSLATPVVSVATPTLPGQGMGGYPSAISTSYGTEYSLNSADLSSLSGFNSGSSLHLGSMSGWQQQHLQNMQHSALGQLGNCSSSHLCQGSNLSLPSAQSLHIKSEPVSPPRDRTSSTGGYGGVPPPQNPSSRQDSGRSPVDSLSSCSSSHEGSDRDEHRNEFHSPLGLARPALDERESPSIKRVRLSEGWAT; encoded by the exons GTGACATTTACAAAGCGAAAGTTTGGCCTGATGAAGAAGGCGTATGAGCTGAgtgtgctgtgtgactgtgaGATTGCCCTGATCATCTTCAACAGCACCAACAAGCTGTTCCAGTATGCCAGCACAGACATGGACAAGGTCCTGCTTAAATACACCGAGTACAACGAGCCCCATGAGAGCAGGACCAACTCTGATATTGTGGAA ACATTGAGAAAGAAGGGCCTAAACGGCTGTGACAGCCCAGACCCTGATGCAGACGACTCGGTCGGCCACAGCCCCGAGTCCGAGGACAAGTACAGGAAAATAAACGAGGACATTGATCTGATGATCAGCAGACAGAGACTGTGT GCATTAAGCAAGAAGGAGAACAAAGGCGGCGAAAGTCCGGAACTCGAGTCGACTCTCATTCTCACCCCAAGCACTGAGGAGAAATACAAACAGATTAACGAGGAGTTTGATCACATGATTAAAACTCATAAGATACCT caggcCGTGCCCCAATCAAACTATGACATGTCTGTGTCCATTCCCGTTAGCAACCAGAACAATCTCATTTACAGCCATCCTGGTGGGTCTCTAGGCAACCACAACCTGTTGCCACTGGCGCACCATGGCCTACAGAGAAACAGCATGTCTCCCGGAGTTACACACAGACCCCCCAGTGCAG GTGGCCTCATGGGTGCTGACCTCACCACTGGCGCTGGCACCAGTGCTG GAAATGGATATGGGAACCACCGCAACTCGCCAGGTCTGCTGGTCTCTCCAGGCGGCATGAACAAGAACATGCAGGCTAAGTCTCCCCCGCCCATGAACTTAGGCATGAACAACCGCAAACCTGACCTACGTGTGCTCATCCCCCCTGGCGCCAAAAACAACATGCCCTCCATC AACCAGAGAATAAACAACTCCCAGTCTGCTCAGTCATTGGCAACCCCAGTGGTATCAGTAGCAACTCCCACTCTACCAGGACAAGGCATGGGCGGTTACCCATCTGCCATCTCTACTTCTTATGGTACCG AGTATTCCCTGAATAGTGCGGACCTGTCCTCCCTGTCTGGCTTCAACAGTGGCAGCTCCCTTCACCTCGGCTCAATGAGCGGGTGGCAACAACAACACCTTCAGAACATGCAGCATTCAGCCCTCGGCCAGCTAGG AAATTGCTCTAGCTCTCACTTATGTCAGGGTTCAAATCTCTCCCTGCCCTCTGCTCAAAGCCTGCACATCAAGTCCGAACCTGTTTCTCCTCCTAGAGATCGCACCAGCAGCACGGGGGGCTACGGTGGGGTACCACCTCCTCAGAACCCCTCGTCCCGCCAGGACTCGGGACGCTCCCCTGTTGATAGCCTGAGCAGTTGTAGCAGCTCCCATGAGGGCAGCGACCGCGATGAGCACAGGAATGAGTTCCACTCGCCTCTGGGACTGGCCCGGCCCGCCCTGGACGAGCGCGAGAGCCCCTCCATCAAACGGGTGCGCCTGTCAGAAGGATGGGCAACATGA